The following coding sequences are from one Asterias amurensis chromosome 8, ASM3211899v1 window:
- the LOC139940540 gene encoding uncharacterized protein: MGTCTASAMGLLSLSLLVFLQLSFTAGVCVNESIPPIVPPTTWTAWFSVDDPTDGTENETLAAVRSAYPSVCVTPTQAECRVRFLHTDYVTARQSLVLSCTPAAGLLCQNSDQPHPQETCLDYEIRLECPTPAGTLPDPQIHWELSGKANESDDDPTSCGGPITSIYPSKGGLIGTVNEPKPISADSFNSSNHLCAHRTNGTYDNLSFEPSPNKCITDTPCCTSGWTLTFWMRYRSTASSLRRYIISTGGHETSTRGFTIYLTRKLSLIVNGDLNLKAWGMKIDSPDLFPTDVWTHHCFTYNADDGTRYYKNGVLGFSLTTATRTETSPLKNYDNVHVFTSNGNNAGRPEGDFSDFKMFYRTFNETEVLTAFLKETTESKLVIHYLVQKNTDDAFDVELVCLAKSGSHPNITWHRSDDEAHFYVVYPSSNVDIVESFPNIYRTRSELKFRSMKPASDVIIACEASDVVGSKGSTSKSITIPKVDVVKEVVTQNCYLGQEPDSNQEGKLRWVLPVDYNNRCICTRLLPGGLNLYTPERSYIPYYIDQPPFRATEREMVTFLDCPVDFSIIGKPTEQSSTNSAGHASHKAVDGKGLASTQNGDCTKTKDGGEMDPWWRVDLEGDHCIRTITIINRIDCCSERLTGAVVRAGIDPIVTNNTICGEPVTTEQAAPRGGIIEFKCDPPVRAHYVFVDIPRDTPAILQLCEVMVKEFPLEIC; encoded by the exons GCTTACCCATCGGTGTGCGTCACCCCAACCCAGGCGGAGTGCCGAGTGAGATTTCTCCATACTGATTACGTCACTGCCAGACAGTCTTTGGTCTTGAGCTGCACTCCTGCTGCCGGACTCCTGTGTCAAAACTCGGATCAACCTCATCCCCAAGAGACATGCCTGGACTATGAGATCAGATTGGAATGTCCAACACCTGCGG GCACACTTCCAGACCCCCAAATCCACTGGGAACTGAGCGGCAAGGCAAATGAGAGTGACGATGACCCGACATCATGCGGTGGGCCAATAACCTCAATCTATCCCAGTAAAGGCGGCTTGATCGGAACGGTGAATGAACCGAAACCGATATCTGCAGACAGTTTCAACTCATCCAATCATCTTTGCGCACACAGAACAAATGGCACTTATGATAACTTGTCTTTCGAGCCTTCGCCCAACAAGTGCATTACAGATACACCTTGCTGCACATCGGGTTGGACACTGACATTCTGGATGCGATACAGGAGTACTGCAAGTAGTTTGAGACGGTATATAATATCCACGGGAGGGCACGAAACATCCACACGAGGGTTCACTATTTATTTGACAAGGAAACTCTCATTGATTGTCAATGGCGATCTCAACCTCAAGGCATGGGGGATGAAAATTGATTCTCCCGATTTATTCCCAACTGATGTCTGGACTCATCATTGTTTCACTTACAATGCCGATGATGGAACCCGGTATTACAAGAACGGTGTACTTGGTTTCTCGCTCACAACGGCGACTAGAACTGAAACCAGCCCGCTAAAAAATTATGACAATGTGCATGTGTTCACATCTAATGGTAACAATGCAGGACGTCCAGAAGGCGATTTCAGcgatttcaaaatgttttacagaACCTTCAACGAGACTGAAGTTCTAACTGCATTCCTCAAGGAAACTACAG AATCAAAGTTAGTGATTCACTACTTGGTGCAGAAAAACACTGACGACGCTTTCGATGTGGAGTTGGTGTGCTTAGCGAAATCTGGAAGTCACCCGAACATCACCTGGCATCGCTCTGATGACGAGGCCCACTTCTACGTGGTGTATCCTTCATCAAACGTTGATATCGTCGAAAGCTTTCCCAATATCTATAGGACGCGGTCGGAGTTGAAGTTTCGCTCTATGAAACCGGCGTCTGACGTTATTATTGCATGCGAGGCATCGGATGTTGTCGGCTCCAAGGGAAGTACATCAAAGAGTATTACCATTCCTAAAG TTGATGTTGTGAAAGAGGTTGTGACCCAAAATTGTTACCTTGGCCAGGAGCCTGACTCTAACCAAGAGGGTAAACTCAGATGGGTGTTACCAGTTGACTACAACAACCGCTGTATTTGTACACGACTCCTACCAGGCGGATTGAATTTGTACACACCAGAGAGATCGTACATACCTTATTACATTGATCAGCCACCATTCAGAGCCACTGAGAGAGAAATGGTCACCTTCTTAGATTGTCCAG TTGATTTCTCCATTATTGGCAAACCGACTGAGCAGAGTTCAACGAACTCGGCTGGACACGCATCACATAAAGCTGTAGATGGCAAAGGTTTGGCATCTACTCAAAACGGAGATTGCACAAAAACAA AGGATGGTGGTGAGATGGACCCTTGGTGGAGAGTTGATCTTGAGGGTGACCATTGCATCAGGACGATTACAATCATCAATAGGATCGACTGCTGCA GCGAGCGTTTGACTGGTGCCGTTGTCAGAGCAGGAATAGACCCAATCGTTACCAACAACACCATATGCGGGGAACCAGTGACGACTGAACAGGCTGCACCACGTGGTGGCATTATTGAGTTTAAATGTGACCCGCCGGTGAGGGCGCACTACGTCTTTGTAGACATACCGAGAGACACGCCTGCAATACTGCAGCTGTgtgaggtaatggtgaaagaatttCCCCTTGAGATCTGTTAA